From Vigna angularis cultivar LongXiaoDou No.4 chromosome 11, ASM1680809v1, whole genome shotgun sequence:
GTTCATTTTGTCTGTGTTTACTTCAAACCCTTGTTCTGCATTGTCCACTTTTACTCTGATTTGCTTGATGGAATGCCTCTATGGGTTACTTGCTTGAACGTTTTTTCAGGGTAGCCTTTAGATCCGTTCGATATCTTGAGATTTAGCTCCTTTGAGAAACTGTCTGTAGCAAAAACACAAAGTTTATGAAATGTTTTGATTCAAGTGATAAGTGAATATAACATCTCATCACTGTCTCTTTTAAACACATGGATCTGGCAATGTGCAGCACCTGATTCTgaagttgtgttttttttttctctttgtaaTTTTTAACTTCATAGCTTACCTTCAAAATGGCAACTTTGAGGAGCAGCCGAACCCCAAATATCTCCAGAAAACAAAGCTCGTTGGGAAATTTGCTTTGCCCAAATGGGAGATCAATGGTCTGGTTGAGTATGTCTCTGGGGGACCCCAACCTGGTGGCATGTTCTTCCCAGTTACTCATGGAATTCATGCTGTGAGACTTGGCAATGAGGCTTCAATCTCCCAAACTATCAAGGTCAAACAGGGTCAACTGTATGCTCTAATTCTTGGGGCCTCAAGGACTTGTGCACAAGATGAAGTTTTGAGAATCTCTGTGCCTCCACAGACTGGTGATGTTCCTTTGCAGACCCTGTATAGCCTCAACGGTGATGTTATTGCTTGGGGGTTTAAGGCCACTTCTAATGTTGTCAAAGTGACTTTCCACAACCCTGGAGTTCAAGAAGATCCAGCTTGTGGGCCACTTCTGGATGCCATTGCTATCAGGGAGTTCTACCCTCCAATGCCTACTAGAGGTAATGAAACATAGACCATGCTATTCTACCCTACTCTTGGAACCTAACATCTTAATTTTATCAAGTACCACTTGGGTATGTTATGGGAATCTTTGTTGGCTCTGAATAGATGGTACAGTTTCAAATCTATATGCAACATTGATCTTTCTGCGGTTTTTAACACATCAGAAAGTTGTAGGAAACCGTTTGCTGAGTTTCCGGGTGATTAGTACCTCCATGCTCTTTGGTCTCGCACGATGCCATCATATTTTCAGTGTGTCCCTACTTGGTCATATTTTGTCAAAAATGAATACTTAGTCACATTTATATAACATAAAAGTTGGATCTTTACCTTAGCCAGGCACATGGGTGGAGCCTGATAGCACATTAGAAACAAAGTTTTTTCCATTaccttttctttatcttttgtGGTAACAAAGAGAGAGAAACTCAATTTACAAAAAGTGGGTGTGAAAATGTAATTACTGTTATTTTGATGCGGAATATGAACTATCTGATTTTACTAAGCCTCATATGAGAATGTGTACCGTAGAAGTGGCACTTTCTGATAAAACCATTATATGGTATCTTGCAGTTAACTTGGTAAAAAATCCTGGCTTTGAGGAGGGTCCATTCCCCATTTTCAACTCTACAAACGGTGTTCTGCTCCCTCCTCAACAACAAGATAGGTTCTCCCCACTACCTGGTTGGATCATTGAGTCCCTCAAGGCTGTGAAGTTCATTGACTCAAAGCATTTCAATATCCCATTTGGGCTTGGAGCAGTGGAGCTTGTGGCAGGCAGAGAAAGTGCCATTGCACAAGTCATCAGAACAGTTACAAACAAAGTCTAcaacatcacattttcaatTGGAGATGCCAAAAATGGGTGCCATGGATCCATGATGGTTGAAGCATTTGCTGCTAAAGATACCTTCAAAGTTCCCTTCAAATCTGAAGGGAAGGGAACATTCAGGACTGTGAGTTTCAAGTTCAAAGCTATTGCACCGAGAACCAGACTCACTTTCTACAGCTCCTTTTATCATACCAGAATTGATGATTATGGTTCTCTTTGTGGCCCTGTTATTGATCAAGTTATAGTGTTCCCTGTTGCCTAAACATGAGTTCCTTCTACTTTACCTTTACTAAAATATGTAGTAATTGAGAGATTTTTGCTATCCCTTGAGTCTGTATTTTCTATAATTGCAAGAAGGATGAAAGATATTCTCAACTGTTGTTTGGTCTTGTAAATTTCTATTCTCCTTTTACAGGGATGCATACCACCAATTCGAGAGATCagttttaatgtatttttaatttttcatcgTAAAATATGGTTGAAATCATTAGTAAGATGATATTAAACAAGTTCAATTTACAAGATCTAATGAAGTATATGTATGGAAGGAATCTAATCTAGTGCTGTGTTTGCTTGTGGGTGTGTTCCTGTTGTCATGAGTGAATGGCGCCGAAGGATTTGTTGGTGAGTGTGACGTTTCGATTGGCGGATTTGAGTGCAAGAGAAGCGAAATTCATAGATCTTTTAATTTCTCTTAattggtggtggtgaaggatGAACACTACATTGAGAGATAGAGTTTGTGGTTGAAGATGAGGAAAAGGAAAGCGATTTCTATTAAGCTAGAACTGATTCGATGTGAAGTGCGAAAGTTAAGAGAATCGATTCCTGTAGACTTATTCCAATGAGAGGGCAAATGAGGTGGGCATTGTTCCCATAACGTTGGAACCAGTTCCACTTTATTagtgattctttttttaacataaagcataatttaataattttaatttttcatccattaaaatattttttaatctattatgtcAGAACCAGTAAAATCAGAAGTCAGAAACCAGTAAAATCAGAAGTCAGAAACCAGTAAAATTCACACACGTATTTGTTTAGTGGAATTCACGTGTCAAGAGGGGAGCTCGACACTCAGAtgacggacgccaggtgtcaagcgaaggGTATCCGAAAATCAGTTAGTGGATGACAGGTGTCGACAGGAGAGTGTACGTTCGTTGGACGTGGagtaaacaaaaatgatttttctgaaaaccctgcccactctcctctgcatgcaccttctttccaaaatctgatctttcattttcctccttcttctctctagaaaccctcccttctctctactgtaacttaCCGTTCTCTactccgatcaccgttcaggcaccgtggAAGCATTCccggcgtcccaagcttcaTCTTGAACCGATTCAGTTTCCAGTTTGAGCTGGTAAGTCTTCTCtccttagtcgttcgttctttTGTTACATGCAAACCACGTTTTGGTTTCATACGAGGGTGTAGTCTAAGTAATCTTGGTTTTCTGtaatttgatttagtttgaagagtttggttgaacgttgagggtagaagaaaTCTTATTTCCGCAAACTGAGTTTTAGTCTAAAGGGCGTACGTTCacaatagaggtaagggaagcttatctaatttaattgtatgttgttgtacgcttgttgaaaatgaatgcatgttgctgaATGGGTGAATGTATATATCAAGTATGAATAGTGacatgatggttgatatgaaTGGATttcatgaacgttcgtttatttaATGAGTAGAAATGAAATATGGTTGAGTTatgtatgatgtatgaaatatatggaatttctatgcttggattgtatgaacgttcgttagttgactgaatgaatatgatgcatgatggttgatatgcttggattgtatgaagtatgaaaagtGATTATGagatgaatgtataaagttgtgaaactatatgaaataaatgagttggaatataaatgatcCTGATATGATTTCCATATGCaagtgtacgttcgttactgaacggtctttgaccgttcggttcttCTGGTAAACATAGTTGAaatgggattctttcatttggagagaatcctagttgaggacgagcgtcctcgtgtgATAATACTATGCTTGAACGTTCGGCCAAGCACAGCTGTATCTGGGTATCCTTTGTTAAactcaatttatatatacatatataatagtatattttcGTTGTTCGTAAACACTACTTCAATAGTaccttattatatttatcaagccttttaatttaagtttagtagtgctcggtcttacacctagcgctcgtactaagtagtgctcggtcttacacctagcgctcgtactaagtagtgctcggtcttacacctatcgctcgtactgagtagtgttcggtcttacaccaagcgctcgtactcgtttccttatataatctatcttgatgaaaaataaCGTTCGTCTAACTTTAATAAGAATTTTCTTATCTATCGTGctcggtcatttactggcattCAGACTTCTTGATGTAAGatcaaataagttaaatattcataaacGTTTGGTTTCTTCATGAGAACTcttctaagtatttttattgaaatattgaaGTGTCTCTATCGATTGGTTCCAGCATAGAGTCGTAGCCTTTGGCGAGGTCTTTTCAGCGTTCGGTCAGAGTTATCAAGAGTCAGTTTATATAATTGAATCACTTTGTAATGAACGTTCGGTTCATTCGTTCATTGCTATATTTAGTACTCTCGGTTTCTCTCTCAAACTGACAGTAACCctctcggtcttattctattctggaactggagacctctttGTCTTgttccaagtgttcgtcctcgttctaaAGGACGATTGAACGTTCGGTACCTGATGTCCTTAATAATCTTTGAACAAAGAGGAAATTGAAATGATTGGTAATGAAAGACAAActtgagatgattgataataattgatgaagaaaatatgagatgaatggaatgttgtggatttgaacgagcgttccagggaggaacgactcaggtTTGAGAatttgagatttgtaaagtatgactgtggttatgctaGTGCtagcagttcatcctgatgtttcgtgggtactcgtcctcacgtagaggagggtaggtcatgtgtggaaacggcaggaggtcccatccctaggggtactttggatgaataggactaacctcgggtgacagctgatgagagtattccagttactacatcacccgggtgcacgaacgcttgtagctacgcagatttcatatagtccggacagtcagtctagtgataggctttgtatgatacgtacgttgaaatttatttggtgttggattatttgaaatgtatgtttatgcctgaattaaattacataagcttaccctgtgtttcctgtcgtgtctggttttgtacgtccgtccttgtcattgcaatgatcatccgtgtggatgtgagcagaaggagacgagcggctggaagaagaaaatttggtagaagtggaagtgaagaaCGAGCAGTAGGAACGTTCGGCTAGTAGAGGATTAGTGTTATCGTGAGGTGATCGTTCAGTCACccctcttttgtttttttttatctgaccATTCggtattttctttttgtaaaccgttcggtcaggtttgcTTATCTAGTATGGTTTAACTTTGTAATCCtttttgtaaggccgttcggccatgagcGTACGCTCGActctagtgtaagactgattctgaattattattattgtgattattctaaaatatagtttattgttgtatttttgggatgttacatattaCATAAGTTAAATCacttaaactt
This genomic window contains:
- the LOC108333020 gene encoding protein DUF642 L-GALACTONO-1,4-LACTONE-RESPONSIVE GENE 2 — its product is MAQILSSALLLALLCAASAVSAIEPRVPEAYLQNGNFEEQPNPKYLQKTKLVGKFALPKWEINGLVEYVSGGPQPGGMFFPVTHGIHAVRLGNEASISQTIKVKQGQLYALILGASRTCAQDEVLRISVPPQTGDVPLQTLYSLNGDVIAWGFKATSNVVKVTFHNPGVQEDPACGPLLDAIAIREFYPPMPTRVNLVKNPGFEEGPFPIFNSTNGVLLPPQQQDRFSPLPGWIIESLKAVKFIDSKHFNIPFGLGAVELVAGRESAIAQVIRTVTNKVYNITFSIGDAKNGCHGSMMVEAFAAKDTFKVPFKSEGKGTFRTVSFKFKAIAPRTRLTFYSSFYHTRIDDYGSLCGPVIDQVIVFPVA